The nucleotide sequence GTTGGAGCTTGCTAGCTGCAAGGATCAAGCCAAGGCCCATACCAGGTGCCAGCCGACCCCTGGCTGGTGGGGCAAACTACCGGCAACCGGTACCTTCGGGTCGGTGGTACCTtgagggtaggtaggtatgtacagTGATTAGCACAACGACTCAAGGGTCCGACTGGCAGGCATTAAATGGAAACAGGGGCAGTCCATTATTAATCCAATCGATTGATCGCGACGTAACGACATGATTCCAACCGTTGTCCATCGACCTTCCGCAAGTGCTCTTTTGCCGACACCGCATTAGCACCAGAATGCCTAGAATTGTCGTGTCAATCTAGAGCACGTAACTTCGTTTTACCGCTCGTGTATCCAACCGATTACTTTGGCCAACCTCGAGATGCAGCTCTCTCGTCTACTCCAATTGCCCACGCTGCTGGCCGCGGCTCTCCTCGCCGTCGCGCCTCCCGTCGCAGCAGAACACACTAGTAACTGGGCCGTTCTCGTGTGCACTTCACGCTTCTGGTTCAACTATCGCCATCTGGCAAACGTTTTGTCCATGTATCGCACCGTCAAGCGCCTCGGCATTCCCGACTCGCAAATCATCCTGATGCTGCCCGACGACATGGCATGCAATCCACGGAACGCCTTCCCCGGAACCGTTTATTCCAATGCCGAACGCGCCGTCGACTTGTACGGCGACAATATCGAAGTCGACTATCGCGGGTATGAGGTCACGGTAGAGAACTTCATCAGGCTGTTGACAGATAGGGTGGGCGACGAGATGCCGCGGAGTAAGCGGCTCTTGACCGACGACCGCAGCAACATCCTAGTCTACATGACGGGCCACGGTGGCAACGAGTTTCTCAAGTTCCAGGACGCAGAAGAAATAGGGGCTTTTGATCTTGCCGACGCATTTGAGCAAATGTGGGAAAAGAAGAGGTAGGGAATGGGCTTTTATTACTGCCGTTACTGACCCTCGCCAAAGGCCATACCTGACTGACATGAGTCTTGCGCCAGATACAACGAGATACTTTTCATGATCGACACTTGTCAAGCCAACACGATGCTTACCAAGCTCTACTCGCCGAAC is from Pyricularia oryzae 70-15 chromosome 2, whole genome shotgun sequence and encodes:
- a CDS encoding GPI-anchor transamidase, with the protein product MQLSRLLQLPTLLAAALLAVAPPVAAEHTSNWAVLVCTSRFWFNYRHLANVLSMYRTVKRLGIPDSQIILMLPDDMACNPRNAFPGTVYSNAERAVDLYGDNIEVDYRGYEVTVENFIRLLTDRVGDEMPRSKRLLTDDRSNILVYMTGHGGNEFLKFQDAEEIGAFDLADAFEQMWEKKRYNEILFMIDTCQANTMLTKLYSPNIIATGSSELDQSSYSHHADNDVGVAVIDRYTYYNLDFLENEVKDINSKKTIGDLFDSYTFEKIHSHAGMRYDLFPGGADAARAKLLTDFFGNVQNVEVDANVTTGLDEDLIALSKKIAALKAKAESEESAAASENRESSTTAAPKDNQSLPKRSQITKPLTDDNYWTKKIISATAISGCALLWGLSSYL